The following proteins come from a genomic window of Gynuella sunshinyii YC6258:
- a CDS encoding peptidylprolyl isomerase, with product MPMPNVSRFLTIVLVFISSLTSTSSLAALKLVDEIAAVVNDNVILVSELDKRVEDIKMRYSSNPNLLPSDKELKDQILDVMITEEVQLQMADKRGIYISDDAINQAFNRFAQGNKLDPEEFKQRYPGQYQFIREQIERQIKISQLQQRLLRSVIKVNQQEVDSYLNTEAGREAQGKEIKLIFLSTDDADQAKQIYQQVQAGKPLTDFDGSKDLGFRALDKIPSLFQNRDLGNKANGFILPPIEANNRYNLVQVADQRTTNTHKVEQVLVRHILIKPNLVLTDDQAVSLLKNLRQRILNGESFAKLASQYSEDLYSKELGGELGWTEPQVFQPEFADTVKKLKNGQLSDVIKTDYGYHILEVVDRRTQDVSDQELRNNASQAIFNAKYEEELQRWIAETRSGAFIEKRI from the coding sequence ATGCCAATGCCTAATGTCTCTCGTTTTTTAACCATTGTTCTTGTATTCATCAGCAGTCTGACATCCACCAGCAGTCTGGCTGCCCTGAAACTGGTTGATGAAATCGCCGCTGTCGTCAATGACAACGTCATTCTGGTGTCAGAACTGGATAAACGGGTTGAAGACATCAAAATGCGTTATTCCTCAAATCCCAATCTCCTGCCTAGCGACAAAGAACTGAAAGATCAGATTCTGGATGTCATGATCACTGAAGAAGTGCAACTGCAGATGGCCGACAAACGGGGAATATATATCTCTGATGATGCCATCAACCAGGCTTTCAATAGATTTGCCCAAGGCAACAAACTCGACCCCGAGGAATTCAAACAGCGCTATCCGGGACAATATCAGTTTATCCGTGAACAGATTGAGCGACAGATAAAAATCAGTCAGCTGCAGCAACGCCTGCTCCGTTCGGTGATCAAGGTCAACCAACAGGAAGTCGACTCTTATCTGAATACCGAAGCAGGTCGTGAAGCACAGGGCAAAGAAATAAAACTGATCTTTCTCAGTACTGATGATGCCGATCAGGCCAAACAGATTTATCAGCAGGTACAGGCTGGTAAACCCCTGACAGATTTTGATGGTAGCAAAGACCTTGGATTCCGCGCACTGGACAAAATCCCCAGTCTGTTTCAAAACCGTGATCTCGGAAACAAGGCCAATGGTTTTATCCTGCCTCCTATCGAGGCTAACAACCGCTACAACCTGGTACAGGTGGCTGACCAGCGCACTACCAACACCCACAAGGTTGAACAGGTGCTAGTCCGTCATATTCTGATCAAACCGAATCTGGTACTGACAGATGATCAGGCCGTGTCCCTGCTGAAAAACCTGAGACAGCGTATTCTGAATGGTGAATCATTCGCTAAACTGGCCTCACAATACTCTGAAGATCTTTATAGCAAGGAACTGGGAGGAGAGCTGGGCTGGACCGAACCACAGGTGTTCCAGCCGGAGTTTGCTGATACGGTTAAGAAGCTGAAAAACGGACAACTCAGTGATGTCATCAAAACCGATTATGGTTATCACATCCTGGAAGTGGTAGACCGGCGGACTCAGGATGTCAGTGATCAGGAGTTGCGAAATAACGCATCCCAGGCCATCTTTAATGCCAAGTATGAAGAAGAACTGCAGCGCTGGATTGCAGAAACCCGCAGCGGCGCATTCATAGAGAAACGCATATGA
- the djlA gene encoding co-chaperone DjlA: MRWTGKVLGAGIGFLFGKWAGLALGLFLGNLFDRSLDRMQSKGPQVQGKAMQNTFSKVTFWVMGKLCRADGVVSEQQINQARSIMERLRLSEDQRLEAMRLFNEGKQSDFDIVPPLMELKQVIGRRITLAQFFLELQLQTAYADGQLGSGERQILQTICRILGINKIQFEFIRQRTVAQQNFSNYQRHSRQKSSADQLNDAYGVLGISADINDIELKKVYRRLMSQHHPDKMAVNGLPAEMQDLAKARTQEIQHAYDLIKKSRRKGG; the protein is encoded by the coding sequence TTGCGTTGGACAGGAAAGGTACTCGGTGCGGGTATTGGTTTTTTATTTGGTAAGTGGGCTGGTCTGGCACTGGGGTTGTTTCTGGGAAATCTGTTTGATCGTTCACTGGATCGCATGCAGAGCAAAGGTCCCCAGGTTCAGGGCAAGGCCATGCAAAATACCTTTTCCAAGGTGACTTTCTGGGTCATGGGCAAGCTTTGCCGTGCAGATGGGGTAGTCTCCGAGCAGCAGATCAATCAGGCGCGCAGTATCATGGAACGGTTGCGACTGAGCGAAGACCAGCGACTGGAAGCGATGCGCTTGTTTAATGAGGGCAAGCAGAGCGATTTTGACATCGTGCCGCCGCTGATGGAGTTGAAACAGGTGATTGGCCGGCGCATTACACTGGCTCAGTTTTTTCTGGAACTACAGCTGCAGACCGCCTATGCCGATGGTCAGTTAGGTTCGGGTGAGCGCCAGATCCTGCAGACTATTTGTCGGATCCTGGGCATCAACAAGATACAGTTCGAGTTTATCCGCCAGCGCACCGTTGCCCAGCAGAACTTTTCCAACTATCAACGCCACAGCCGGCAAAAATCCAGTGCCGATCAACTCAACGATGCTTATGGGGTATTAGGAATCAGCGCTGACATCAACGACATCGAACTGAAGAAAGTCTATCGCAGGCTGATGAGTCAGCATCACCCGGATAAAATGGCGGTCAACGGTTTACCGGCGGAAATGCAGGATCTTGCCAAAGCCAGAACCCAGGAAATCCAGCATGCTTATGACCTGATTAAAAAGAGTCGGCGTAAAGGCGGCTGA
- a CDS encoding LPS-assembly protein LptD, translating to MRRKFLFIQSAIALATISSFGTTEDYNEIDWMEYDSLPKDIQSKTAPYCSGAFVDPSRFDDQVDLSIGYQHQPVVIRAQQLNYSPQSGYTASGDVEVRQNSLRLFAGEAAYNPLTGLGNVNGQSTFRAENLLVIGSDAQADFGQSEITIDNIRFVLHNTGYHGTATTMYKDGNDVIYLRHATLTRCAPDNPTWEVTAGKLKVNRATGIATTQNAVLKIRDVPVFYTPYFRFPIDGRRLTGLLSPTLEFSWSDFSLSELAVPLYINLAPNYDTTITSRYLAEYGWGWSDELRYLGRNNEGIFTGTWFANGSKADRWTYDWNNTTKLGDKTRLYLHYQDMSDANYRIDFENGSDEVDYLDQSARLTTDLSGWDTTFKVQHWAIVNDDLALKDYPYAVQPGISTRKSWGGAANQFGFGSGFAINRFSRNLTDAETNSVGLDSGIPVEGYRFNSQLNFNYPLEASYGFFKPELNVYHASYQLEQTGSAWDKTVSNTVPQLVLDSGLKFSRPVNLKFAQRQTLEPRAYYVYTPYISQYDAPLFDSETIDFTQSRLYSNRRFSGSDRIGDMNRLTVGAKTRFLQQDNQEWVSLSLDQLFYLEPEKLQEEVDSTNKDQKLSQLYFGANWQISPAWHFATEQVWDWDRNTRAWEAWHLRYRTQSAALINADYYNGYNETEEENEEIAHFSFIMPFAQRWGITTALNYDFYAEGLDESVVGIEYDSCCWNIRVLNKFAWEGNVKSSFLVEFELKGLGGYGNNIDSLLRSKVTGYTGRIYE from the coding sequence TTGCGAAGGAAATTCTTATTCATTCAGTCGGCAATTGCTCTGGCCACGATCTCATCGTTTGGCACCACAGAGGATTATAATGAAATTGACTGGATGGAATACGACTCCCTGCCTAAAGATATTCAAAGCAAAACCGCACCCTATTGCAGCGGCGCCTTTGTAGACCCCAGCCGCTTCGATGATCAGGTGGACCTGAGCATCGGCTATCAGCATCAACCGGTGGTCATTCGGGCGCAACAGCTGAACTACTCACCCCAGTCCGGTTATACGGCATCCGGTGATGTTGAAGTACGCCAGAACTCACTACGCCTGTTTGCGGGTGAAGCCGCCTACAATCCGCTGACCGGACTCGGTAACGTTAACGGTCAATCCACTTTCCGGGCCGAAAACCTGTTAGTGATCGGGTCGGATGCCCAGGCGGATTTCGGTCAATCGGAAATCACCATTGATAACATTCGTTTTGTGCTGCACAACACTGGTTATCATGGCACCGCCACCACCATGTATAAAGATGGTAATGATGTTATTTATTTACGTCATGCCACCCTGACCCGTTGCGCCCCGGACAACCCTACCTGGGAAGTGACCGCCGGCAAACTGAAGGTCAACCGTGCCACCGGCATTGCCACTACCCAAAATGCAGTGTTGAAAATCCGCGATGTACCGGTCTTTTACACACCATATTTTCGATTTCCGATTGACGGTCGCCGATTGACCGGGCTGTTGTCACCGACACTGGAATTCAGCTGGTCGGATTTCAGTCTGTCTGAACTGGCGGTACCACTGTATATCAATCTTGCTCCGAACTACGATACCACCATTACCAGTCGTTATCTGGCTGAATATGGTTGGGGCTGGTCGGATGAGCTCCGCTACCTGGGCCGGAATAATGAAGGCATATTTACCGGCACCTGGTTTGCTAACGGCAGCAAGGCAGACCGTTGGACTTATGACTGGAACAACACCACCAAACTGGGTGATAAAACCAGATTGTATTTGCATTATCAGGACATGAGTGATGCAAATTACCGGATTGATTTCGAAAACGGCTCTGACGAAGTCGATTATCTGGATCAGTCTGCCAGACTGACCACTGATCTGTCCGGCTGGGACACGACTTTCAAGGTACAGCACTGGGCCATCGTCAATGACGATCTGGCATTGAAGGATTATCCCTATGCTGTACAACCCGGCATCAGTACCCGAAAATCCTGGGGTGGAGCGGCCAATCAATTTGGGTTTGGCAGCGGCTTCGCAATCAACCGTTTCAGCCGCAACCTCACGGATGCCGAAACCAATAGCGTCGGCTTGGACAGCGGTATTCCGGTCGAAGGCTACCGGTTCAACAGCCAGCTGAATTTTAACTATCCACTGGAAGCCAGTTACGGTTTTTTCAAACCGGAGCTCAATGTCTATCATGCCAGCTACCAACTGGAGCAGACCGGTTCAGCCTGGGACAAAACAGTATCCAATACGGTTCCACAACTGGTACTCGACAGCGGTCTGAAGTTCAGCCGCCCAGTCAATCTTAAGTTTGCCCAACGACAGACCCTGGAGCCACGCGCTTACTACGTGTACACCCCTTATATCAGTCAATATGACGCGCCCCTGTTTGACAGCGAAACCATCGATTTCACTCAGTCCCGCTTATACAGCAATCGCCGTTTCTCCGGATCAGACCGTATCGGTGACATGAATCGTCTGACCGTCGGAGCCAAAACCCGCTTTCTACAACAGGACAATCAGGAGTGGGTCAGCCTGAGCCTGGATCAGCTGTTCTATCTGGAACCGGAAAAACTACAGGAAGAAGTGGACAGCACCAATAAGGATCAGAAACTCAGCCAACTGTACTTCGGCGCTAACTGGCAGATCTCGCCGGCCTGGCATTTTGCCACCGAACAGGTCTGGGACTGGGACAGAAACACCCGTGCCTGGGAAGCCTGGCATCTGCGCTACCGAACTCAAAGTGCGGCACTGATCAACGCCGACTACTATAACGGCTACAATGAGACCGAAGAGGAAAATGAAGAAATTGCACATTTTTCCTTTATTATGCCGTTTGCCCAGCGCTGGGGGATTACCACCGCGCTGAATTACGATTTTTATGCAGAAGGACTCGATGAATCTGTGGTCGGTATTGAATACGACAGCTGTTGCTGGAATATCAGAGTACTGAACAAATTCGCCTGGGAAGGCAATGTCAAAAGTTCGTTCCTGGTTGAGTTTGAACTCAAAGGCCTGGGCGGCTATGGCAACAACATCGACAGTCTGTTACGTTCAAAAGTGACCGGTTATACCGGTAGGATCTACGAATAA
- the pdxA gene encoding 4-hydroxythreonine-4-phosphate dehydrogenase PdxA encodes MTKRILVTPGEPAGIGPDLCLSLAQHHFDSEIILVADPEMLKMRALLLGLDLIQLQQVDLNSAPQPHQPGTLKVLPVSCGANCEPGKLNPQNAGYILKTLDIAIDACLNNQADAVTTGPVNKAVINDAGIPFTGHTEYFQQRCHTDRVVMMLATEELKVALATTHIPLRKVADAITPELLEEVMDVLMHSLQTDFGLEKPRLLVAGLNPHAGESGHLGSEDEEIIAPVIQQWRELGFPVTGPLPADTLYARHWLDQADATLAMYHDQGLPVLKYSGFGRALNITLGLPIIRTSVDHGTALDLAGTGHANNGSLLVAIHYAEKMAANRARHAN; translated from the coding sequence ATGACCAAACGCATCCTGGTAACGCCGGGCGAACCGGCAGGCATCGGCCCTGACCTGTGCCTGTCGCTGGCCCAACACCATTTCGACAGTGAAATCATTCTGGTGGCAGACCCGGAGATGCTGAAGATGCGGGCCCTGCTGCTTGGGCTGGACCTGATCCAACTGCAGCAGGTCGATCTGAACAGTGCACCGCAGCCACACCAGCCGGGCACTCTGAAAGTTCTGCCGGTCAGCTGTGGTGCCAACTGTGAACCCGGAAAGCTGAATCCACAGAATGCCGGATATATTTTAAAAACCCTGGATATCGCCATTGATGCGTGTCTGAACAATCAGGCTGACGCAGTCACCACCGGTCCGGTGAACAAAGCCGTGATCAATGATGCCGGAATTCCATTTACCGGCCATACCGAATACTTTCAGCAACGCTGCCACACGGATCGGGTCGTCATGATGCTGGCAACAGAGGAACTCAAGGTCGCACTGGCCACCACCCATATTCCGCTGCGCAAAGTCGCTGACGCCATCACCCCGGAACTGCTGGAGGAAGTCATGGACGTACTCATGCACAGCCTGCAAACCGATTTCGGACTGGAAAAACCCCGTCTGCTGGTCGCCGGACTCAACCCTCATGCCGGCGAAAGCGGCCATCTTGGCAGCGAGGACGAGGAAATCATTGCTCCGGTAATCCAGCAATGGCGTGAACTCGGCTTCCCGGTGACCGGTCCTCTTCCGGCCGATACCCTCTACGCCCGGCACTGGCTCGATCAGGCAGATGCCACCCTGGCGATGTACCATGACCAGGGGTTGCCGGTACTTAAATACTCCGGTTTTGGTCGGGCCTTGAATATTACCCTGGGACTGCCGATCATCCGCACTTCAGTGGATCACGGTACGGCCCTGGACCTGGCCGGCACCGGGCATGCCAATAACGGCTCACTGCTGGTGGCCATTCACTACGCTGAAAAAATGGCCGCCAACCGGGCCAGACACGCGAACTGA